The Fulvivirga ligni genome window below encodes:
- a CDS encoding cysteine desulfurase family protein, whose translation MEVYLDNAATTPVDPDVFEAMKPYFLSDFGNPSSTHAHGRKVRSAIEYARKQVAQLLNATPGEIFFTSGGTEADNTLICSIIDTYELKHAITSEIEHHAVLNTLENLAKSEKIKLSYVALDEKGHVDLKDLERLLSENERSLVSLMHANNEIGNITDLDEVGVICAKHKAIFHSDTVQTVGHYQHNLKNLNIHCITGAAHKFHGPKGIGFMYINKNTKINPFIHGGAQERNMRGGTENVAGIIGLAKALEIAYNEMESHQNYIQGLKDRMIAKLQEKIDGVSFNGNSADPDHSLYTVLNVCLPESADNDMLLFTLDINGISASGGSACSSGASTGSHVLAGIKADPSRGAVRFSFSKYNTAEEIDYTVEKLAEFYNKVEA comes from the coding sequence ATGGAGGTTTATTTAGATAATGCAGCTACCACCCCGGTAGATCCTGATGTTTTTGAGGCGATGAAGCCATATTTTCTTTCTGATTTTGGAAACCCCTCTTCTACTCATGCACATGGTAGAAAGGTGAGATCAGCCATAGAATATGCGCGAAAGCAGGTAGCTCAACTTCTAAACGCCACCCCAGGTGAGATTTTCTTTACCAGTGGAGGTACCGAAGCAGATAACACTTTGATCTGCTCCATTATTGATACTTATGAGTTAAAACATGCCATTACTTCAGAGATAGAGCATCACGCTGTGCTCAACACACTTGAAAATTTGGCAAAAAGCGAAAAAATAAAATTGAGCTACGTGGCCTTAGATGAAAAAGGCCATGTAGACCTCAAAGATTTAGAGAGACTTCTTTCTGAAAATGAAAGATCACTAGTGTCTCTGATGCATGCTAATAATGAAATAGGCAACATCACCGATTTAGATGAAGTAGGTGTAATATGTGCAAAACATAAAGCCATTTTTCATTCTGACACCGTGCAGACTGTAGGGCATTATCAGCATAACTTAAAAAACCTGAACATTCATTGCATAACAGGTGCTGCACACAAATTCCACGGTCCGAAAGGAATTGGCTTCATGTATATCAATAAGAATACGAAGATCAATCCATTCATTCATGGAGGAGCGCAGGAGCGCAACATGCGTGGCGGAACTGAGAATGTAGCCGGTATTATAGGCTTAGCCAAAGCTTTGGAAATTGCTTATAATGAGATGGAAAGCCATCAAAATTATATTCAGGGACTGAAAGACAGAATGATAGCCAAACTACAAGAAAAGATAGATGGCGTTTCCTTTAATGGTAATTCAGCTGATCCTGATCATAGCTTATACACGGTATTAAATGTATGTCTCCCAGAATCTGCGGATAATGATATGCTTCTATTCACTTTAGATATCAATGGCATTTCTGCTTCTGGTGGTAGTGCGTGCTCCAGCGGTGCTTCTACCGGTTCGCATGTGCTAGCAGGCATAAAAGCAGATCCGAGCCGTGGTGCCGTGAGATTTTCGTTTAGCAAATACAATACTGCTGAAGAAATAGATTATACCGTAGAGAAATTAGCTGAGTTTTATAATAAAGTGGAAGCCTAA
- a CDS encoding polysaccharide deacetylase family protein: MIKQAIILFLICCSATSFAQKKMCVTIDDLTDMSVGKETQLRKWVNEEIVKVCVAHAVPAIGFVNENKVYKNEQVDSASVNMLKFWLDNGLELGNHTYSHLDYNKATSEEFFKEIEKGQIVTNQLLGPDEQVKYFRHPFLHRGDTKEKVEALENYLEQHDLIEAPVTIDNSEWIYAAAYKKAFDQEDKLMKDSIGQSYISYMMQKVKYYEKASNTLFGRTIAHTLLIHDNLLNAEYLDGLLAALEKEGYDFISLEEALSDPAYSSDDQVAASWGISWIQRWAITQKRPKEFYVGEPLCPQFIQDYSGIKE; the protein is encoded by the coding sequence ATGATTAAGCAGGCTATAATACTTTTCCTCATCTGCTGTTCGGCCACATCTTTCGCCCAAAAGAAGATGTGCGTTACCATTGATGATCTTACCGATATGTCTGTTGGCAAAGAAACTCAACTAAGAAAATGGGTAAATGAGGAGATCGTAAAAGTTTGCGTAGCTCACGCTGTACCTGCCATTGGCTTTGTCAATGAAAACAAAGTTTATAAAAATGAACAGGTAGATTCAGCATCTGTGAACATGCTTAAGTTTTGGCTAGACAACGGCCTGGAACTAGGAAATCACACTTATAGCCACCTGGATTATAATAAAGCTACTTCAGAAGAATTCTTTAAAGAAATTGAAAAAGGCCAGATTGTAACTAATCAACTCCTGGGCCCTGATGAGCAGGTAAAATATTTCAGACACCCTTTTTTACACCGTGGAGACACAAAAGAAAAAGTAGAGGCCTTAGAAAATTATCTTGAGCAACATGATTTAATTGAGGCCCCCGTTACCATAGATAACTCAGAGTGGATTTATGCTGCTGCGTACAAAAAAGCCTTCGATCAGGAAGATAAACTAATGAAAGACAGCATAGGCCAAAGCTACATATCATATATGATGCAAAAAGTAAAGTATTACGAAAAGGCCTCAAACACGCTTTTTGGCAGGACTATAGCTCACACCTTACTTATTCATGATAATCTACTTAATGCCGAATATCTTGACGGTTTGTTAGCAGCCCTTGAGAAAGAAGGTTATGACTTCATCTCACTCGAAGAAGCGCTCTCAGATCCTGCATATAGCAGTGATGACCAAGTAGCTGCTTCTTGGGGCATTAGCTGGATACAGCGATGGGCTATTACCCAGAAAAGGCCTAAAGAGTTTTATGTAGGAGAGCCGCTATGCCCACAGTTTATACAGGATTATAGCGGCATAAAAGAATAA
- the glmM gene encoding phosphoglucosamine mutase produces MTLIKSISGIRGTIGGKAGEGLSPIDIVKYTAAFGSWASEKSGNKKIVIGRDARISGEMVSGLVTNTLISLGLDVVDLGLSTTPTVEIAVPEEGAAGGIILTASHNPTQWNALKLLNDKGEFISADDGAEVLKIADEDNYEFAEVLHLGSYRQDATYIDKHIEKILALPLVDKDAIASKNFSVAIDCVNSTGGIAVPKLLEALGVQNVKKFYCEPTGHFPHNPEPLPENIAHICSEMEKGRFDLGIVVDPDVDRLALIQEDGTPFGEEYTLVAISDYILSETKGNTVSNLSSTMALRKVTEKRGGQYTASAVGEVNVVTEMKNTNAIIGGEGNGGIIYPELHYGRDALVGIALFLTYMAKTDLHVSRIRASFPNYHISKNKIELTPQIDVDGILEQIKTKYANQKVNTIDGVKIEFENEWVHLRKSNTEPIIRIYSESDSESTAEYLANKIISDIRDIITTQA; encoded by the coding sequence GTGACATTAATCAAATCAATTTCTGGAATACGAGGAACTATAGGTGGTAAAGCAGGCGAGGGACTGTCTCCTATAGACATAGTAAAATATACAGCCGCTTTCGGGTCATGGGCCTCAGAAAAATCAGGCAACAAAAAGATTGTGATAGGCAGAGACGCCAGAATTTCTGGTGAGATGGTAAGTGGCCTGGTAACGAACACATTGATAAGCCTTGGCTTAGATGTGGTAGACCTGGGACTTTCCACTACTCCTACCGTAGAGATAGCTGTACCTGAAGAGGGCGCCGCGGGAGGGATAATCCTTACAGCAAGCCATAATCCTACTCAGTGGAATGCACTAAAGCTTCTTAACGATAAAGGGGAGTTTATATCTGCTGATGACGGTGCAGAAGTGCTAAAGATCGCTGATGAAGATAATTATGAGTTTGCAGAGGTGCTTCACCTGGGCTCTTACAGACAGGATGCCACCTACATTGACAAGCATATAGAGAAGATTCTGGCTTTACCATTGGTAGATAAAGATGCTATTGCCTCTAAAAACTTCAGTGTAGCTATTGACTGTGTTAACTCTACAGGTGGTATTGCTGTACCAAAATTATTGGAAGCCTTAGGTGTACAAAATGTAAAGAAATTTTACTGCGAACCTACCGGGCACTTCCCACATAACCCTGAGCCCTTACCTGAAAATATCGCTCACATATGTAGTGAAATGGAAAAAGGCAGGTTTGACCTGGGTATAGTGGTAGATCCGGATGTAGACAGGTTGGCTCTTATACAAGAAGATGGTACTCCTTTCGGAGAAGAATACACATTGGTGGCTATATCAGATTATATTCTATCTGAAACCAAAGGAAATACAGTTTCTAACCTATCTTCTACCATGGCTCTTCGCAAGGTAACAGAGAAGCGTGGTGGACAATATACTGCTTCTGCTGTAGGCGAAGTGAATGTGGTGACTGAGATGAAAAACACTAACGCCATCATTGGTGGTGAAGGTAATGGCGGTATCATTTACCCTGAGCTTCATTATGGTAGAGATGCATTGGTAGGTATAGCATTATTCTTAACTTATATGGCAAAAACAGATTTGCATGTATCAAGAATAAGAGCTTCGTTCCCTAACTATCATATTTCAAAAAATAAAATTGAATTAACCCCACAGATAGATGTAGATGGCATTTTGGAGCAAATTAAAACCAAATATGCTAATCAAAAAGTAAACACTATCGACGGTGTTAAAATAGAATTTGAAAATGAATGGGTACATTTGCGAAAGTCTAATACTGAGCCAATCATTCGAATCTATTCGGAGTCAGATTCAGAATCTACCGCTGAGTATTTAGCCAACAAAATCATTTCCGACATAAGAGATATTATTACTACGCAAGCATAA